Proteins encoded together in one Epinephelus lanceolatus isolate andai-2023 chromosome 4, ASM4190304v1, whole genome shotgun sequence window:
- the dusp14 gene encoding dual specificity protein phosphatase 14 — protein MGSRSQGFFHHHHNHHRSSMVPTVVPRLLPENGSLLGGIAQITPNLFLSRGNVASNRSLLLSKGITCVVNATIELPNFNWPHMEYVKVPLADMPHSPISLYFDSVADKIHSVGRKRGAVLVHCAAGVSRSASLCLAYLMKYHRVSLAEAHAWVKARRPVIRPNGGFWRQLIEYERKLFGRNSVKMVQTPYGVIPDVYERDRRSLAPYWGL, from the coding sequence ATGGGTTCCCGCAGCCAAGGGTTCTTCCACCATCACCACAACCATCATCGTAGCTCCATGGTGCCCACTGTTGTGCCCAGGCTGCTGCCTGAGAATGGCAGCCTGCTGGGGGGCATCGCGCAAATTACCCCCAACCTCTTCCTCAGCAGAGGGAATGTGGCATCCAACCGCAGCCTGCTGCTGTCCAAAGGCATCACCTGTGTGGTCAATGCCACTATCGAGCTCCCCAACTTCAACTGGCCACACATGGAGTATGTAAAAGTCCCTCTGGCCGATATGCCCCACTCCCCCATCTCCTTGTACTTCGACAGTGTGGCTGATAAGATCCACAGCGTGGGACGAAAGCGAGGGGCTGTGCTGGTGCACTGTGCAGCAGGCGTGAGCCGCTCAGCTTCTCTCTGCCTGGCGTACCTCATGAAGTATCATCGTGTGTCTCTGGCTGAGGCCCACGCCTGGGTAAAAGCCCGCCGCCCTGTCATCAGGCCCAACGGTGGTTTCTGGCGCCAACTCATCGAGTACGAGAGAAAGCTGTTTGGTAGAAACTCTGTTAAGATGGTTCAGACTCCCTACGGGGTCATACCTGATGTTTATGAGAGGGACCGCAGGAGCCTGGCTCCGTACTGGGGCCTGTAA